In Desulfofundulus kuznetsovii DSM 6115, the following are encoded in one genomic region:
- the tilS gene encoding tRNA lysidine(34) synthetase TilS, with protein sequence MALEQNVRIFMDKFHMISPGDKVLVGVSGGPDSVALLHLLWRMKEELQISLAVAHLNHMFRGEEARADARLVEGLAKSLGLPVHVEEFDVPAYRERTGLSAQDAARRVRYRFFEEVARRTGASRVALGHHADDQAETILFNFLRGTGLAGLKGIPPVRGKYIRPLLDIRRREIEDYCREHSLPVREDASNKKTIYTRNRIRLELIPRLEADYNPRLVDALVHLGHICREENDYLEEQAALLYGRALKTQKEHYLLFAVTELLSSPPALVRRVLRRAWRHLTGEVDLSYLQVESLLALLHNPAGGKVVELPRGVRASRQGQVLRLWIGGDAPGVPDYSYPLEVPGITYIPEINSSIKARLISIDEAPDPRFLSAREALLDYDTLPGLLAVRRRRDGDRFHPLGMPARTKLKKFLIEQGIPRQERDCLPLVVAGDEIIWVGGVRPGEPWKVTPETKRCLYLQILEGKVPGAKIIETGP encoded by the coding sequence ATGGCTTTGGAACAAAACGTGCGTATTTTCATGGATAAATTCCACATGATCTCCCCCGGGGATAAGGTGCTGGTCGGGGTGTCCGGCGGCCCCGATTCGGTGGCTCTTTTGCATTTGCTCTGGCGCATGAAAGAGGAGCTGCAAATTTCCCTGGCTGTGGCCCATTTAAACCACATGTTTCGCGGAGAGGAGGCCCGGGCCGATGCCCGGCTGGTGGAAGGACTGGCGAAAAGCCTGGGACTGCCGGTGCATGTGGAAGAATTTGACGTGCCCGCTTACCGGGAACGCACCGGCCTTTCGGCCCAGGATGCGGCCCGCCGGGTGCGTTACCGCTTTTTCGAGGAAGTAGCCAGGCGTACCGGTGCCTCCCGGGTGGCCCTGGGCCATCACGCCGACGACCAGGCGGAAACCATTCTCTTTAATTTCCTGCGTGGCACGGGACTGGCCGGTTTAAAGGGCATCCCCCCTGTCCGGGGAAAGTACATTCGCCCCCTGCTGGACATCCGCCGGCGCGAAATCGAGGATTATTGCCGGGAACACTCCCTGCCCGTGCGGGAGGATGCTTCCAACAAGAAAACCATTTACACCCGCAACCGGATTCGCCTGGAATTAATTCCCCGTCTGGAGGCGGATTATAACCCCCGGCTGGTTGATGCTCTTGTACACCTGGGGCACATTTGCCGGGAGGAAAACGATTACCTGGAAGAACAGGCCGCCCTCCTTTACGGGCGGGCATTAAAAACTCAAAAGGAGCACTACCTGCTCTTTGCTGTTACCGAGCTGTTATCCTCTCCCCCGGCCCTGGTGCGCCGTGTTTTGCGCCGGGCCTGGCGTCACCTCACCGGTGAAGTAGATTTATCCTATCTACAGGTGGAGTCCCTGCTGGCCCTTTTGCATAACCCTGCCGGAGGCAAAGTGGTGGAGCTCCCCCGGGGGGTAAGGGCGTCCCGCCAGGGTCAGGTTTTGCGCCTGTGGATAGGGGGTGATGCCCCTGGTGTGCCCGATTACAGTTATCCCCTGGAAGTGCCGGGCATAACCTATATTCCAGAGATTAATTCTTCCATCAAGGCCCGGCTCATTTCCATTGACGAAGCCCCTGATCCCCGGTTTCTTTCTGCCCGGGAAGCCCTTTTAGATTATGATACCCTGCCCGGGCTACTGGCCGTCCGCCGGCGCCGGGACGGGGACCGGTTTCACCCCCTGGGCATGCCCGCCCGTACGAAATTAAAAAAGTTTCTCATTGAGCAGGGGATTCCCCGGCAAGAGCGGGATTGCCTGCCCCTGGTTGTGGCCGGGGACGAAATTATCTGGGTGGGGGGAGTGCGTCCCGGCGAACCATGGAAAGTCACCCCTGAAACAAAGAGGTGCCTTTATTTGCAAATCCTGGAGGGAAAAGTGCCGGGCGCAAAAATAATTGAAACAGGACCGTAA